GATATCCGTTCGGTTGTGCGTGAGTACGGCATAGAGAGTGATGAGGTCAGTTCCGATGAAATATTAAGAATAGCCAAAAACCTTGGTTTCAAAGCAAAAGTAAAAAATCTTTCCCCTATCGAAGTCGCGGATAAATATCCCCTTCCTGCCGTTATTATCTGTAATGATAACAGCTATGCAGTCCTGCTTAAGGTTAATAAAGAAGCTGGCAAAGCCCTGATCTTTAAACCCGGCGATAAGCAAACCTCCGAGATTGATCTTGTCGACAGTGCCGACCTTTTTTCCGGCAAAATGATCATTTTCAAGCATAAGCTCATCTCCTCCCAGGTGGCCTTCGGATTCAGGTGGTTTTTTAATGAGATAATCAAATTCAAACATATTATCGGCGAAATCCTCCTGGGCTCCTTTGTCGTGCAGTTATTCGGGCTGATCACCCCGCTTTTTACCCAGGTCATTCTCGATAAGGTTATTGTCCATCGAAGCATGACCACCCTGGACGTGCTCGGTATTGCCTTTTTTGCCATTATCGTCTTTGAGTTTCTGCTCAATGTTTCCAGAAATTATATCTTCATCCATACCGCCAACAAGCTCGACGCTAAACTTGGCGCCAAGCTCTTCCGACATTTATTGTCTTTGCCCTTTGCGTACTTCGAAAACCGGCAGGTCGGCAACATTGCCGCCCGGGTTAGAGAGCTTGATACCATTAGGGAGTTTATCACCAATAAGGCGGTCTCGGTCATTATCGATCTTTTCTTTTCCACCATATTTATCGGGGTAATGTTTCTCTACAGCGCCAAACTCACCTTCATTGTTCTGGGGTTTGTCTCGATCATTGCCATTCTCTATCTGACCATCACTCCGGAACTTCGCCGGAGGTTGGAGCAAAAATTTCAGATGGCGGCCTCATCCAACTCGTACCTCATTGAGTCGGTCACCGGTATTCAGACGGTAAAATCGCTGTCCGTCGAAGGCAGCATGCAGAAGAAATGGGAAGACCATCTGGGCAGATATGTGCAAGCCAGTTTCAAACTTGCCAATATGGGCAATATCTCCGGTGCGCTATCAAACTCTCTCCGGCGTCTGATGACCATCTGCATTCTGTATCTGGGGGTTAAGGCGGTCATTAATAACGAACTCACCGTAGGGCAGTTGATCGCTTTTCAGATGATCGCCGGGCAGTTTTCCGGCCCGGTATTGCGGCTGGTCACCCTGTGGAATGAGTTCCAGCAGGCCCTGTTGTCCGTAGATCGCCTTGGCGATATTTTAAACCACCCGGTTGAGGTTTCTTCGGAAAAAGCTATCACCTTGCCGCAGCTGAAAGGCCACATTAAACTTGAAAATCTAGGGTTTAAATACAGCCCCAACGGACCAAACGTGGTCGATGATGTTTCAATCACCGTTCCTCCCGGCACCAGCCTCGGGATTGTTGGTCGCAGCGGCAGTGGCAAGAGCACCATAACCAAGCTCATCCAGAGGCTCTATATTTCCAATCAGGGCACAATCTTTGTCGATGGCATCGATATCAGGCATCTTGATCCGTTGTGGCTGCGGTTTAATATCGGGGTGGTGTTGCAGGAGAATTACCTGTTCAGCGGCACCATCAGGGACAACATCGCCCAGCCCAAACCGGATGCGCCAATGGAACTGATTATCCACGTCTCGCAAATGGCAGGCGCCCACGAGTTTATCACTCAATTGCCGGAAGGGTACGACACTCCGGTCGGCGAGAGGGGGTCCACTCTGTCCGGCGGGCAAAAGCAAAGAATTGCTATCGCCAGGGCGCTGATCACCTCACCCCGGATCTTGATCTTTGACGAGGCCACCTCCGCCCTCGATTATGAATCCGAAAAAATTATCAGGAACAATCTTGCCGGCATCAAAAAAGGCAGAACCACAATCTTTATCGCCCACAGGCTTTCAACGATCAAGGATTGCGATATGATCATGGCCATGGACAAGGGCAGGATTATTGAAATGGGCAATCATGATACCTTGCTGCAAAAGAAAAATTATTACTATCATCTCCACAGCCAGCAGAATACCTGAAATGAGAAATTCAAAAGACGACAGCCACGAATTTAAGCCCCTGTTGGTCGAAATCGAGGAGCAGCCGGTTAACCCGCTCGGGCATGCGATTTTCTGGATCATTATTGCCGCCAGTTTTTTTGCCATACTTTGGATGTGTCTGGGCAAGGTTGATGTGGTGGTTACCTCAAGGGGCAAGGTGATTCCCAAGGGTGAAGTCAAGGTTTTGCAACCGCTGACCACCGGTGTGCTGCGGGCCATTCATGTAAAGCCTGGTGATTTTGTGGAAAAGGGGCAGGTATTAATAGAGATCGATCCGTCCGGAATCGAGCCGGAACTTGAGTCAATGAAAGAAAACCTCAACCAGCTCGATCTCGAGCTGCAACGCCTCAATTCTCTTATAGAAAACAAACCGTTCGCCCCGGACCTTGCACTCTTTAGTGAAGACGTTATTTCGGTCCAAATGGATATTTACCAATCAACAAAAGAAAAACTTGTCAACCAGCTCAAGATCAAAAACCAGGAACTCCGGCAGAATCAGGAACAGTTGGAAACGGTCAGGAACAGTAAGAGCCAAAGTGAAACTCTCTTGAAGATGGCCGATGGACGCCATGCCCGTCTCACAAAGATTAAGGATCTGATCAGTAATAATGAGTACGACTCATCCTATAGCGAAGTGCTCAAACATACCAACGATGTCGAGACCGCCAACCACCGGCTTGAAGAGCTTCTGGCCGGCAAGGAGCAGATCTTCAAGGAAATTGAGTATATCAAGGAAGAAGAGCGAAATCGCCTGCTGACCGAGTATTCAAGTATCCGCAAAAACTATGTTCAGCTCAAGGCCGAGATCGACCGCTCCACCTATTTCAATGCCAGGCAGCAGCTCACTTCACCGGCAGCCGGGTATGTCAGCAACCTTTTTGTCCACACCATCGGCGGAGTGGTGAGCCCGGCGGAAAAACTCATCTCCATCGTGCCCTCCGATACCCTGCTGGAAATCAAGACCAAGGTTTTAAACAAGGATATCGGCTTCATTGCCCAGAACATGGACGTCACCGTCAAGATCGACACCTTCAACTTCCAGAAATACGGCACGTTAAATGGTACGGTCCGGCACATTGCCAAGGACAGCATCGATGACGAGCAGATGGGGCCGATTTATGAGGTGTATGTAACCATGCTCGATACCTCCCTGATCATCGATGGCAAGAAAACCCTGGTTTCACCGGGCATGAGTGTAACCGCCGAGATTAATGTCGGGAAAAGAAGGGTCATCGAGTTTTTCATCTATCCGATCATTAAATACCTGGATGAGGGGATCAGCGTCCGGTGAACATCAACGCCTGAGATGGCGCTAAAGTATCCAATCATTGAGGAAGTCCCCAGGTACCCCATCTTTCATTCAGGAATCGCTAAACAACAAAGACGTGGTTATCTGCCAAAATATCCACTGAACATGCAAAGCAAAACCCATTCCTTGCAGCTCGAAGTCTATCGCTTATCTGCCGCGGGAAGCTTCAATTTATAAGCAAAATAATTATCCCTGACAAAAAAAACGTGATAAATCAATGTGTTATGCCTATCAAGAAAAAAGTGCAAAATATCCTTGACAACAGCTCTGCCTAGTTGTTATTTCTAACGCATTGTATGTTTGGTTGGAGTGAGGGGTACAAATTTGTCCTCTTTGCCGTTCACCGGTTGATTTATTCCAATCTCGCTCCTGGGAACGCTCCATTTGTTTTGACTACTGCCTTGGACGGATATACTTCACCGGTTATTAGGGACAAATAGGATCGGACGTGAAATGAAATGATTTGGGATGGCTTGATGGCTGAAAATACTGCGAAATATAAGGAGGAAAGAATTGGCATCGAACAATGACAAAGTACCTTCAACAAAACCAAAACGGTTTGTTAAGTCCTTCCGTTTTTGGTTTATGCTGCTGCTTATCACATTCATTGCCGGATTCGCCTACTTTATCAAACGGCAAAATATGGCAAATGAGTCAAGGGAGAAAGAGAAAATTACCTATTATGTGTCAGGCGCTGTCAACCGGGCGCTTTTGTTAAAAACAGAGGATTATAACAATACAAAAACCATTATAAGCAAAGAATTAAAATTGCTATTCAGCGATGCAAGAGTTCCAAGGCATTTTTGCAGGATAAACGAAAATGGTGATATGTATTCATTAATGCCTGACAACTCTGTTTCATCCGCTGAACTTGGAAAATGTTTTGCTGTTACTTCAATAAGAGCATATGAAGAGGGGGTAGCAAATAATATTTATAGGATTATCAAATGGATTCCTGTGATTAATTGGTATGTTGGATTTTATTTAGGAGATGTTTTTGATTCAGTTATATATGTTCCTGAAAAATTATTGAATGATAAAAAATTAGAAAGGAACTTTTATGATTCGATAGAAAATCCATGTAAATATCTAGAAAATCCTGAATCATATAGACATATTGAAGAAATAAAAGAAAGAGGAAACTCGGCGAAATTTGCCATTAATGCATGGGAAGGACTTTCGTGCAATGACGAAGAATTGAAAACATTTGATATCAATGTAAGAACTATAACAAACAATGATGTTTATAACAAATTATTTGAAAATATAAAGTTGATTTATAGTATTGACAACGAAAATTATATAGAAAAAACAATTAAAACATCAAATAAAAGGAGAATGTAAATGGCTACTATACAATTTCATATTTATACTGATGGGATACCAGGTCATTCTAATTTTACGCTAACTGATAACGACGGAAATTCAATAACATATGGATTCAATTTGCGGCCAAGTTGGTATAATCCAAACGAGTCGCCTGTGGAGGGCTGGGGAGGGTTGTTCGATGAGAGCGAAATGCTCGATGTAGATCCGATTACTGGTCTTCCAAAAAGGCCTCATATTGACTCTTCTGTAATCGAAATTAGCCAAGCTGAATTTGATGCCAAAATGGCAATAATTGACAATTTGTTGCATCAGACACAGCAAGGAGCACCTCTTGATTATGATTCGATATCAAACCCAAATGACCCAGGTGATGGAAGGAATTGTACTGAGTTTAATAACGATATTTTCAATGAAGGGCGAGATATTCCGGGAAAGTTTGGTGATTATTTTTCCACTGACGATTTAGTGGATGGGTATAATGGACGGCCTGTTATACCAAACATAGCCAATAATTATTTATCTCCTGAAAGTCAGGATGGATTTCTGCAAGGATTGGGGGATAAATTTCGTGACAATTTTATTGAATTTGGTGAAAAATACGTCGGAATGCTGGCGGATGCTATTGATGGACCAATTCAAAGTTTAAGTGATGCCATTGAAGGTTGTCTTGATGGTATCTTTTCGCCATCTGATCAAGCTGATTCCGACGGTGGCGGCGATGGCACATACCGGATCGTCTACTATGACCCGCTGACCTTGGATC
The sequence above is drawn from the Pseudomonadota bacterium genome and encodes:
- a CDS encoding type I secretion system permease/ATPase; this translates as MNSGLVCFEIVSRINQIDVDIRSVVREYGIESDEVSSDEILRIAKNLGFKAKVKNLSPIEVADKYPLPAVIICNDNSYAVLLKVNKEAGKALIFKPGDKQTSEIDLVDSADLFSGKMIIFKHKLISSQVAFGFRWFFNEIIKFKHIIGEILLGSFVVQLFGLITPLFTQVILDKVIVHRSMTTLDVLGIAFFAIIVFEFLLNVSRNYIFIHTANKLDAKLGAKLFRHLLSLPFAYFENRQVGNIAARVRELDTIREFITNKAVSVIIDLFFSTIFIGVMFLYSAKLTFIVLGFVSIIAILYLTITPELRRRLEQKFQMAASSNSYLIESVTGIQTVKSLSVEGSMQKKWEDHLGRYVQASFKLANMGNISGALSNSLRRLMTICILYLGVKAVINNELTVGQLIAFQMIAGQFSGPVLRLVTLWNEFQQALLSVDRLGDILNHPVEVSSEKAITLPQLKGHIKLENLGFKYSPNGPNVVDDVSITVPPGTSLGIVGRSGSGKSTITKLIQRLYISNQGTIFVDGIDIRHLDPLWLRFNIGVVLQENYLFSGTIRDNIAQPKPDAPMELIIHVSQMAGAHEFITQLPEGYDTPVGERGSTLSGGQKQRIAIARALITSPRILIFDEATSALDYESEKIIRNNLAGIKKGRTTIFIAHRLSTIKDCDMIMAMDKGRIIEMGNHDTLLQKKNYYYHLHSQQNT
- a CDS encoding HlyD family type I secretion periplasmic adaptor subunit, coding for MRNSKDDSHEFKPLLVEIEEQPVNPLGHAIFWIIIAASFFAILWMCLGKVDVVVTSRGKVIPKGEVKVLQPLTTGVLRAIHVKPGDFVEKGQVLIEIDPSGIEPELESMKENLNQLDLELQRLNSLIENKPFAPDLALFSEDVISVQMDIYQSTKEKLVNQLKIKNQELRQNQEQLETVRNSKSQSETLLKMADGRHARLTKIKDLISNNEYDSSYSEVLKHTNDVETANHRLEELLAGKEQIFKEIEYIKEEERNRLLTEYSSIRKNYVQLKAEIDRSTYFNARQQLTSPAAGYVSNLFVHTIGGVVSPAEKLISIVPSDTLLEIKTKVLNKDIGFIAQNMDVTVKIDTFNFQKYGTLNGTVRHIAKDSIDDEQMGPIYEVYVTMLDTSLIIDGKKTLVSPGMSVTAEINVGKRRVIEFFIYPIIKYLDEGISVR